TACAAGGGGCTGAAGAGCCACGAGATCGACGGCGTCAAGGTGAACCGTTTTCGCTATGCGCCCGCCAAATGGGAATTCCTGACCCACGAAGAAGGTGCCCCGAGCAAAATGGCGAACAAGCCCTGGTTGCAGCTTTTGGCGATTCCCTATATCATCAGCGGGTTCTTCAAGTGCATTAAAATCTGCCGCAAGTTTAAGCCCGACATCATCCATGCGCATTGGCCGTTTCCGCACGCCTACATCGCGCTCGGTGCCGCTAAGTTGTTCAAAATACCGTTGGTGCTGAATTTCCACGGGGCAGAACTCCTGCTCATCCGCAAAAAGAAATGGGTCAAGCCGCTCCTTAAATTTGCCATTAGCCAGGCGCAGGCCGTGTTTGCGAATTCGAGCTTTACCGCCAGCAAAATCAAGGCGCTTCGCAATGTGGATGTTGAATGGAGTCCGTACGGAACAACTTTAGAGACGGGGACGGGGAACGCCGAACCGCATGCAATAAACGGTAAGTTCAAAATCTTGTTCGTCGGGCGCCACATTGAACGCAAGGGCATTTGCTACTTGATTGAAGCGGCCAAGTACCTGCCCCGCGACCAGTTCGAAATCCGAATCGTCGGCGTCGGCGATTTGACCGAACAGCTGAAAGAACTCGCCGCGCATGTCTCCGGTAATTCCGCCGAAATCATCTTCACCGGCAAGCTTTCGCCCGAAGCGCTCGCCAACGAATACAAGTCCGCCAACGTCTTCACGCTCCCGGCGATTGTCGACAGCAAGGGCGACACCGAAGGCCTCGGCGTCGTGCTGATTGAGGCCATGGAACTCGGCCTCCCCATTGTGGCAAGCAATGTGGGCGGAATCCCTGACGTTGTCATTGACGGCGAAACGGGAATCCTCGTTCCCGAAAAAGACCCCGAGGCCCTCGCAAACGCTTACAAGCGCCTCGCCGCCGAGCCCGAGCTCGTAAAGCAATTGCTCGTGGGTTCCCAGAAGCGCATCCACGAATGCTTCACCTGGGACGGAATCATTGACCGCCAGATTGAAGTTTACAACAAAGTCTTGAAATAATTGAATCCCATGTCAAGCTCCTTTCAAGTCGGCAAATGACTTGAATTCAACTCAAAAGAATCTGTCTCTTTCGGGATTGACAAGGCCGCTCCGCTTCAAGTCCGAATCAGACTGGTCCAAGCCACTATATTTGATTTTGAACAAAATATAAAGTATATTTATGTGAGTTTCTCGTCACGTATACCCGAGCCGTTCCTGGTTTTGGGCTAGTGGCAAAGGAGGTATCCTTTATGATGGTTGAAATTAAAAGACTACTTGTTGTTGCTTTGGCTGCGCTCGCGTGTGTAGGCATGTGGGGATGTGGGGATTGGTTTCCTGAAGATGGGGAAAGAGAGTTCTTTGGCTATTATAGTCGTCCCCATATTGTTGGGTTTATTGACGATTCTTTGGTAATTGTTGCCGATGACAAGGAATGGACCCAAGAAACTAGCGATGGGTATGCTATTGAAGGGCGTGGTCACCAGCGCCTTCGCGTCTTCAATTATAGGGTACAAGAGGCTGGTCCTAGGTGGACGGATACGTTGGATAATTTTAATGATGAATGTAATTATGCCCTGGGCCAGTTGAGTGATTCTGTTATATGGGGGGGGCAAACTTCTCTTTACACTGAAGTATGGGAAGGGCCTGTGATGACTTTTTGGAAAATAGGCGAAAAACCGAATGAACTGGAAATAGAAAAGGTTTTGGATGGTTGTAAAGTTGATTTTCGCATTAGTAGATTACGCAAATGGCTTGGCGGAACCATTCTTGCGTTGGATGAGAAATCTCTAAATGCTACTGGTGATGCTTGCCAGTACGCCGTTTTGGATACGGTGGCGCAGACGATTACGTATAAGAAACTAGACGAAAACTTGAAGTGGATTGAAAAATGTGATGACGTGAGTGCGTATAATAATGAAATTTTTTGTATTGCTTTGAAAAGAGACTCTTTGGGAATTAGTCTATGGGTGGATAATGATGAATCAGACATGATTGAACATCCAGAATGGACCAAAAGTTATATGGGAAATAGAAATTTTATTTTGTACGGAAAAATGCTCAGAATTAATGGAAACATACATTCTGTTGATTTTGAAAAGAGAAAAATTATTCGTCAGTACGAAACTTATTTGCTGTCGGCTAGCAGACCGGAATTCCAAAATGAAAGTGGTGAAATTGTAAGTTATAAATAGGGAAAATATGAAGAAAATTTTTTTGTTAAGCTTACTTTTGATGACCTTTGTCGTTGTGTCTTGGGCTGTTCCGAGACCTATGGAGAGTATTACAAACTACAATGTGATGCTTTTGCATGGAGCCTATGGCCATAAGAATGATGATGGAGAATTGCAGGGCTTTGAGGAAAATTCAAATCTTCCGCAAGCTTACGATGCGATGAATTATCTTGGCAATGCGAATATTGGCCGTTATGTTGAAAAAGTGAATGAGAAAAAACCTCGTTTGAACCAATGGCTAAGAACACGAATATTCGAGGAACCTGTATACGACAGTGCCTATGAGGCTGTACATAATTCCTGCGTATATCACTGGCGAGCATTTTCGCTTCCCCCAAATAGTTCGATTGAAAATGCGATTGAATTGGGGAACAGGACATGGAATGCGGATGGAAAGTTTGGTGGTCGCCGAGCACTTGTGGAAGAAGCTCAGGAAGTTAAAACATGGAAAGTTCCTGATTCTCTTGGACAAATGGTGGAGGGGCAGAAGGCTCTCCAAATAATTCGCCAAAATCCTGATCTATACCGTCAATTAGCCTCTCGCTATATCCTAATCGGTCATTCGATGGGCGGAGTGGTTGCTCGTGAGTACACGCAGAATAGCATCTATTATTATGGTGATGTAGATAAGATTATCACTCTAGATTCTCCACACGAGGGCACGGGTGCACTTGAGATGCAACTCAATTTGGTCAAGCATGGCTTCAATATTTCAGAAAGCGTCGTGTCAACTGCTGTGGCATGGGGTCTTTTTGCCCTAAATACTAGATATTCATTTATGTCAAAGATGGTTGGACTTGGTGCTGCCATTTGGGCTACCGTGCATGGACTTTCAAATAGCATTGCTCCGTTCATAATAGAGGGTGGTTTGCAGGATTACACGGATGAAGACCCTCTGGTTAAATATGTAAATCCAAGTGACAAACCCCAAAAAGGGAATATCTCATATTTGAAAGAAATTGAAGCAAGTGAAAATCAACCCATGTTTAGGCTAATGGGTGGCGAGAAGAGCATTACCTATTCAGATCCGTACAAGTATGTGACGACCCCATTGGGATATCTTATCCCCGAAGGAATAATACATGCTGTTGTTAATTTTGTATCCCAGTTGGACCAAAGTGATGATTTTACAAGTCTAGAAGCTTTTACCCTTGCGTCCAAAGCCGCAACGATGGGCTTTGCGGCGTCTGCCGCTGTTCATGAGCAGGGGACAAATATTGTGCCAAAAGCTTCAAGTTGGGCGGAGAATACCAAAAGTTTGAAGGATGAAGTTGCCGATGTGAAACGCTTCCATTTTGATGCTGCTCCGATTGACGATGAGGACGGATGGCGAGTGGTTAGCGCAATTACGTTGTCAACGGCTTTCGCTTGTATGGCCGTTGATGTTTCGCTATCATGGTTTGAAGGTGCCAGGATGGCAGCAAATATCGCTTTGGGTGTGGGATCGGTTGCCGCAGGGACTAATATTGCTGTATCACTAGCTTCTGAAAATTTGTTTGCAGAAATTGAGAAATCGCATAATTTGCCAATAAAATCGCATAATTTGCCAATAGATAGTGTTTATGCAAACCAAAATACCTGGCATGCGGATTATTCGAATTCGGTTTCGCCGATTGCGGGTTCCTCCGTAAACGACACGACGATAAACCCGCTGATTATGGAAGACTTCCTGTACGAGCGTCCTTTTGTGAACCTGGCGTTGAACGATACGGCGACATTGAACCAACTTCAGGGAATGTCTTCAACGGACCGTGAAAAATCAACACTAAACCTCAACTGTTATTACATTGGTTCAAAGAATGGAGTAAACTGTGCTTTGGGCTTGTTCAAATCGTCTAACGATTTGACATCTACTCATAAGAATCAATCCCTTTCGGGCTTGACAACGCCTCTCCGCTTTAAGTCCGAATCCGATTGGTCCAAGATGGGCGTGAAGGTGGACCGCTGGGAAAAAGTGGACGGCTTGCATCCGGACGGCTCTGAAAACAAGAAAGGCGTCCCCATCCGTCATGTGGAGCGTTATGAAGTCCCCGCGATTACGGTCGAAGATTGGATCGAAAAGTACTCTTTTGTCGTTGATGATTTAATGCCGCACAGGTTGCGCCAGATCCGCATGAACTTCAACTTCCAGGAAGAAATTGCATGGGAGTGCGATATAAAGAAGGATCCGCAGGCAGATGATGCATGTAATGTGTATAAACGTACTGGCGGCGGACAGTGGGATTCCGTTGTCGTGGTTGACACTGTTATGGAAAATGGGAAAAAGGTTGCGAAGCAAAGAACCCTCAAAACTGTCAAGCATCCTGTGCTGAAGAACGGTCAGTTTGACTTTAATCCCGATGATTACGGTTACTATAACAAACTTGCGCTACAAAAAGACAACCAGAATACGGTCACGATTTCGACGGTGAACAAGATAGGCCTTTCGAACACGCAGCGGTTCTACAGTATTGCTTGATTTTGTACAAAATATAAAGTATATTTATGTGAGTTTCTCGTCACATATTCCCGAGCCGTTCCTAGTTATGGACTGGTGACAAAGGAGGTCTCCTTTATGATGGTTGAAGTAAAAAAACTATTTGTTGTTGCCTTGGCTGCACTTGCTTGTGTAAGCATGTGGGGGTGCGGTGGCGATGTGGAATGGTCTAAAACATTTCCTAAATCAGCTGCTCAAGTAATTGGTTTCGTTGATGATTCCTTGGCCATTGTGTATGATTACCAGCAATGGCACCGGGATTTGGGAAGCTTTGTGCAAGATCATGGTGATGAAAGTGGTTTTGGTCATCAGAGGCTCCGTGTCTTTAACTATCGCGTTCAAGAAGATGGGCCTAGATGGTCGGATACGTTGGATAACGATGATATAGAAGATTTTAATTATGTTAAGGGACAACTTTCAGATTCTGTAATATGGGGCGGAGACCCAAAATCGGAAGTGTCGTTCTGGAAAATAGGCTCAAAGCCACACAAGATGAAAGTAAAAAAAGTGTTTGACGGATGTTCTATAGATGTTCGTTACTCCACGAAATTGCGGCCTTGGTTAGATGGGAAAATACTGGTAATGGGCAATAAATTAAATCCCGATATTGAGGGTTTTGATTTGGATAGTTTGGGAAGCGAATACTGCCAGTATGCTGTGCTGGATACGATTCGAAAAACAACTACATATAAAAGACTGGGCGACGATTTAAGATGGATTAAGAAATGTGATGATGTTAGAGCGTGGGATGATGATGTGTATTGCTTGAAATTTGATAAAGAAGAACGGACTTCTTCGTTGTTTGTAAATGATAGCTTGGGATACGTTTTGGAAAATAATTATTACTGGACTGCAGGAGCTATTTTGCAATTTCAAGGGCATATTCTCTTGTTGGAACGAGATGTTTGCATGTTAGAGAATGGAAAAATTAGGTGCTTTGCATCAGCTTCGTCTAATGGAATTTCTTTTAAGAATAGAGAAGACGATGTATACATCACATATTAGGGCTTGAAAAAGGTTAAATAATGAAACGATTAATTGCGTGTATTCTTTTGGTAGCTTTTACAGCTGTGTCTTGGGCCGTTCCTAAGCCTATGGAAAGCATTACGAATTACAATGTGATGATGATTCATGGTGCTTTAGGAGCTGATCAAGGCTTTGGTGCAGACAAATCAATTCCAGAGGCGACATATGACAGTTATCGAGGGTCTGGTCATATTGGACGATATGGCGACCACAAGGATCGTATTACTTACTGGATTAGCCGAAATATTTTTGAAGAACCTGATTGGGATAATGCTAAAGATGCTGTTCGTGCTTCTTCTATATACACATGGAGGGCGTTTACGAATCCTGCTAATAGTTCTATAAACAATGCTGTGGAACTTGGCGATAGAACTTGGAACAAATATGATAAATATGGAAAACGTCGGGCTTTGATTGAAGAAGCGCAGGAGGTGAAGGCTAAGTTTGTAGTAGATCCAAATGATACTTCGAAGGACTTGCATGGCCAAGAAGCTCTTGATTCTATGCGCAATCATCCAGATTTGTATCGCCAACTAGCTTCTCGCTATATCTTAATCGGTCACTCCATGGGCGGAGTCGTCTCTCGCGAGTATGTGCAAGGAAACTTCTACAATGGCGATGTAGACAAGATAATTACTCTAGACAGCCCGCATGAAGGGACCGGTGCACTGAATATGCAAC
This portion of the Fibrobacter sp. UWB15 genome encodes:
- a CDS encoding triacylglycerol lipase, whose amino-acid sequence is MKRLIACILLVAFTAVSWAVPKPMESITNYNVMMIHGALGADQGFGADKSIPEATYDSYRGSGHIGRYGDHKDRITYWISRNIFEEPDWDNAKDAVRASSIYTWRAFTNPANSSINNAVELGDRTWNKYDKYGKRRALIEEAQEVKAKFVVDPNDTSKDLHGQEALDSMRNHPDLYRQLASRYILIGHSMGGVVSREYVQGNFYNGDVDKIITLDSPHEGTGALNMQLGLLLFCSKMRRKSFKENRV
- a CDS encoding glycosyltransferase, which gives rise to MAEQSGVQKVLVIGSVYPRFHEDAEVPWLRTSIAHLKKAGLDIQVLAPAYKGLKSHEIDGVKVNRFRYAPAKWEFLTHEEGAPSKMANKPWLQLLAIPYIISGFFKCIKICRKFKPDIIHAHWPFPHAYIALGAAKLFKIPLVLNFHGAELLLIRKKKWVKPLLKFAISQAQAVFANSSFTASKIKALRNVDVEWSPYGTTLETGTGNAEPHAINGKFKILFVGRHIERKGICYLIEAAKYLPRDQFEIRIVGVGDLTEQLKELAAHVSGNSAEIIFTGKLSPEALANEYKSANVFTLPAIVDSKGDTEGLGVVLIEAMELGLPIVASNVGGIPDVVIDGETGILVPEKDPEALANAYKRLAAEPELVKQLLVGSQKRIHECFTWDGIIDRQIEVYNKVLK